From one Bdellovibrionota bacterium genomic stretch:
- a CDS encoding GGDEF domain-containing protein, whose protein sequence is MTEPQEMLDQLFDRLNRLSRLHPRLIIANCGIGVWIVSPIDAKAILNDVSSGGAGLSSDAALSVGTRIECTFEVPKHLEWARFVHGLIWNGTVRSCRKGHFGVQFVRSGNVAEVWTKLVYSATEYVVNRNRELDRLNERLLQLSLTDPLTGLYNKRGFQQRLAEEVSRARRTKQPLSLIIFDIDHFKNYNDSNGHPAGDALLALLSSLLRGMPDKGFKSAPFRESDICVRYGGEEFAVLLPDTPLEGAITKADRLRAMVETYPFPECETQPGGSVTISIGVSAYPTHAVDANELVEHADRALYRAKQGGRNRAVVDYEASPGSSVIKFPKR, encoded by the coding sequence TTGACGGAACCTCAAGAGATGCTCGACCAACTCTTCGACCGACTCAATAGACTTTCGCGACTGCATCCCCGCCTCATCATCGCGAACTGCGGCATCGGTGTGTGGATTGTTTCTCCCATCGATGCGAAGGCGATTCTCAACGATGTCAGCAGCGGCGGCGCGGGTCTTTCCTCGGACGCGGCCCTATCCGTGGGAACCCGTATCGAGTGCACGTTCGAAGTTCCAAAACACTTGGAGTGGGCCCGATTCGTTCACGGCCTGATTTGGAACGGAACCGTGAGGAGCTGCCGCAAGGGGCATTTCGGCGTCCAGTTCGTTCGTTCCGGCAACGTCGCCGAAGTGTGGACGAAACTCGTCTACTCGGCCACAGAATACGTTGTCAATCGGAACCGCGAACTTGATCGCCTCAATGAGCGTCTTCTCCAGTTGTCGCTGACCGATCCGCTCACCGGACTGTACAACAAGAGAGGATTCCAGCAGCGACTGGCGGAGGAGGTCTCCCGTGCGCGTCGCACAAAGCAACCGCTCTCGCTCATCATATTCGACATCGATCATTTCAAGAATTACAACGATTCGAACGGCCACCCGGCCGGGGATGCGCTTCTCGCCCTTCTTTCCTCCCTTCTCAGAGGTATGCCCGACAAGGGATTCAAGAGTGCGCCGTTTCGTGAATCCGACATCTGCGTGCGGTACGGCGGAGAGGAATTCGCCGTGCTCCTTCCGGACACACCGTTGGAAGGAGCGATTACGAAGGCCGATCGCCTCCGGGCGATGGTGGAAACCTATCCCTTTCCGGAGTGCGAGACGCAGCCCGGTGGAAGCGTTACGATCAGTATCGGGGTGAGCGCTTATCCCACGCACGCCGTCGACGCCAACGAGCTAGTGGAGCACGCGGACCGGGCTCTGTATCGGGCCAAACAGGGTGGCCGGAACCGAGCGGTGGTCGACTATGAAGCGTCCCCTGGATCTTCAGTGATCAAGTTTCCGAAGCGATAA